The following coding sequences lie in one Spinacia oleracea cultivar Varoflay chromosome 1, BTI_SOV_V1, whole genome shotgun sequence genomic window:
- the LOC110801612 gene encoding non-specific lipid-transfer protein 2-like has translation MASNVATLTLLAVVVVATLLATTPTTEAVTCSPVQLSPCAPAIMSNKAPTKACCDKLKEQKPCLCGYSKNPTLKPYVNSPGAKRVASTCKVSVSC, from the coding sequence ATGGCTAGCAATGTGGCTACCCTTACCCTACTCGCGGTGGTTGTGGTGGCAACGCTACTAGCCACGACACCAACGACAGAGGCGGTGACATGTAGTCCGGTGCAGCTAAGCCCTTGTGCACCAGCAATCATGTCCAACAAAGCACCAACAAAGGCATGTTGTGATAAATTAAAGGAGCAGAAACCTTGCCTTTGTGGATATTCCAAGAACCCAACTCTTAAGCCTTATGTTAACTCCCCTGGTGCTAAACGTGTGGCTTCCACTTGTAAAGTCAGCGTTAGTTGCTAA